A window of the Dickeya dianthicola NCPPB 453 genome harbors these coding sequences:
- a CDS encoding type-2Aa cytolytic delta-endotoxin — protein sequence MNNITLNPTHTVDENKNFSVTLNVDLQYVSQAMNMATIFNEACIPQEGINFGKALSIAKSHDTLAVVGTHTVKGNSNVSQVWVAIDQLQNLIRMVQGAATENWMAFGIAAKAFIDLNAQKNGNYFTIFSEQSNTLNYQYNMFDVTQNAGTGSVMVGQLTSVDITITKASANVLALVAGSSITQKMDFKSMVIVEALKAE from the coding sequence ATGAACAATATTACATTAAATCCGACTCATACCGTCGATGAGAATAAGAATTTCAGCGTTACGTTAAACGTTGATTTACAATATGTTTCTCAGGCCATGAATATGGCTACTATTTTCAATGAAGCCTGTATCCCCCAGGAAGGTATTAATTTCGGAAAAGCGCTATCCATTGCCAAAAGTCACGATACGCTTGCGGTCGTGGGTACACATACCGTAAAAGGAAACAGTAACGTCTCTCAGGTCTGGGTCGCGATTGACCAGCTTCAAAACCTCATCCGTATGGTACAGGGCGCCGCAACAGAAAACTGGATGGCGTTCGGTATTGCTGCCAAAGCCTTTATCGACCTGAATGCGCAAAAAAACGGTAATTATTTTACGATCTTCAGCGAACAATCAAACACATTGAATTATCAATATAATATGTTTGATGTCACACAAAATGCGGGTACCGGTTCAGTGATGGTCGGCCAGTTAACCAGCGTCGACATTACTATTACCAAAGCCAGTGCGAATGTTCTGGCGTTAGTCGCAGGCTCATCAATTACCCAAAAAATGGACTTCAAGAGTATGGTGATTGTTGAGGCGCTGAAGGCCGAATAG
- a CDS encoding ABC transporter substrate-binding protein, with translation MARNLARHFLRKSVWKYALIALLAGVSCASHAGKQNDTLVYASDSEVENVSPYHNNMREGVILAHLAWDTLIYRDPKSGEYKGELATDWQWESPMALLLHLRKGVTFHNGDAFSADDVVYTFQSIAGPNTASVIPQSVDWIDKVEKVDDYTVRLHLKKPFPAALEYLAGPTPIYPANYFQRVKLEGFSKAPVGTGPYKIVKVTPGQGVSMVKNPDYFKDSPTGQPKIGKLQFVVIRDPEARMAQLLTGQVDWIWRVASDQVSSLSAMPNIAVKSGETMRVGFLQLNINAGGAEGAPIKDLRVRQAINYAVNRQAMVDNLLRGGSKPVYSACFRTQTACDTSQVISYPYDPAKAKQLLAEAGYADGFDTDLWAYRDRDYAEAIIGDLRKVGIRARLHFVQYPVMANALASGQAPMSFSTWGSFSINDATAFVTPYFGGKGSDISKDPKLTAELAQADAVVDPQQRRALYATLLGHISAQAYMAPLFSYSTHYAFTSDLNFQDWPDELPRFAEASWK, from the coding sequence ATGGCTCGTAATCTGGCAAGACATTTTCTTCGGAAATCTGTTTGGAAATATGCATTAATCGCATTACTGGCCGGTGTTTCCTGCGCCAGCCATGCCGGCAAACAAAACGACACGCTGGTTTACGCCTCCGACAGCGAGGTGGAAAACGTCAGCCCATACCACAATAACATGCGTGAAGGGGTGATTCTGGCGCATCTCGCCTGGGATACGCTGATTTATCGCGATCCGAAAAGCGGAGAATACAAAGGCGAGTTGGCGACCGACTGGCAATGGGAATCGCCGATGGCATTGTTGCTGCATCTGCGTAAAGGTGTGACCTTTCATAATGGCGATGCCTTTAGCGCCGATGATGTGGTGTATACCTTTCAGAGCATCGCCGGGCCGAATACCGCCTCGGTTATTCCGCAAAGCGTCGACTGGATCGATAAAGTGGAAAAAGTGGACGACTATACGGTACGCCTGCACCTGAAAAAACCGTTCCCGGCGGCGTTGGAATATTTAGCCGGCCCGACGCCGATCTACCCCGCCAACTATTTCCAACGGGTGAAGCTGGAGGGCTTTAGCAAAGCGCCGGTCGGCACCGGGCCGTACAAAATCGTCAAGGTCACGCCGGGGCAGGGCGTGTCGATGGTGAAAAATCCGGACTATTTCAAAGACAGCCCGACCGGGCAACCGAAAATCGGCAAACTGCAGTTTGTGGTGATCCGTGACCCGGAAGCGCGCATGGCCCAGTTGCTGACCGGCCAGGTGGACTGGATTTGGCGGGTGGCGTCGGATCAGGTGAGTTCGCTGTCCGCCATGCCGAATATCGCGGTAAAAAGCGGCGAAACCATGCGCGTCGGCTTTCTGCAACTGAATATCAACGCCGGCGGTGCGGAAGGCGCGCCGATCAAAGATTTGCGCGTGCGTCAGGCCATCAACTATGCCGTCAACCGTCAGGCGATGGTGGATAATCTGCTGCGCGGCGGCAGTAAGCCGGTCTATTCCGCTTGCTTTCGTACCCAGACTGCCTGCGATACCAGCCAGGTGATCTCATATCCCTACGACCCGGCCAAAGCCAAACAACTGCTGGCGGAAGCGGGCTACGCCGACGGTTTCGACACCGACTTGTGGGCCTACCGCGACCGTGATTACGCCGAGGCCATAATTGGCGATCTGCGCAAGGTCGGCATCCGTGCCCGGCTGCATTTTGTGCAGTATCCGGTGATGGCGAATGCGCTGGCGTCCGGTCAGGCGCCGATGTCGTTCAGCACCTGGGGGTCTTTCTCCATCAATGACGCCACCGCGTTCGTTACCCCTTATTTCGGCGGCAAAGGCAGCGATATCTCGAAAGATCCTAAGCTGACCGCCGAACTGGCGCAGGCCGATGCGGTGGTAGACCCGCAACAGCGCCGTGCGCTGTACGCTACGCTGTTGGGGCACATTTCTGCTCAGGCTTATATGGCACCGCTGTTCTCCTATTCCACCCATTATGCCTTTACTTCCGACCTGAATTTTCAGGACTGGCCGGACGAACTGCCGCGCTTCGCCGAAGCGAGCTGGAAGTAA
- a CDS encoding delta-endotoxin CytB, which yields MKFDDIVVLNSSDLIVKNSNLDLNFNTLFQMPAKYVGQAIAMSRVFQDAINGDNLEFNFDKAIDLVKNHPEMAIIGTINQSIVKQNNQVSAMVDDVMKLLDTVIGVVLDKDSPTYKKFANTIEQGFTNLDAQKESKWIFWNKESESKTTYTYNILFAVANQDTGSVMAAAPIGLTITVDVDKQQVLWITTKDKHNYSVNVKSITVVEALKS from the coding sequence ATGAAATTCGACGATATTGTCGTGCTTAACAGCAGTGACTTAATAGTAAAGAATTCAAATTTAGATCTCAATTTCAATACATTATTCCAGATGCCTGCAAAATATGTCGGTCAGGCCATTGCCATGTCAAGAGTATTTCAGGATGCCATTAATGGAGACAACCTTGAATTTAATTTTGACAAAGCCATCGATCTGGTAAAAAACCATCCGGAGATGGCGATTATCGGTACGATAAATCAATCGATTGTCAAACAGAACAACCAGGTATCCGCCATGGTTGACGACGTGATGAAGTTGCTGGATACCGTTATCGGCGTCGTCCTTGATAAAGACAGTCCCACCTATAAAAAATTTGCCAATACCATCGAACAAGGTTTTACCAACCTTGATGCGCAGAAAGAAAGTAAATGGATTTTCTGGAATAAAGAAAGCGAGTCGAAAACCACCTATACTTACAACATCTTATTTGCCGTTGCCAATCAGGATACCGGTTCCGTCATGGCTGCGGCACCTATCGGCCTGACCATTACCGTCGACGTCGATAAACAGCAGGTACTGTGGATTACCACAAAAGATAAACACAATTATTCCGTTAATGTGAAATCCATCACTGTGGTTGAAGCACTCAAATCCTGA
- a CDS encoding ABC transporter permease, with protein sequence MVKYVFQRLLVALAVLFTVAAVSFSLLHLSGDLATAIAGPDATAETIAQIRVQNGLDQPLLSQFSRWMWSALQLDFGRSFYFENTVMELVGQRMPVTLKLGGVSLLLALTVAIPLGVLAAVFRDTWVDRFAMLVSVVGQAMPNFWFALVLILIFAVGLKWLPVAGNGSWQHFVLPAVALGYYAMPSLMRLTRSGMLDVLGSDYIRTARAKGLSAFKVVVKHGLRNAIIPVVALATVELGFMLGGSVVIESVFSLQGLGQLAWDSIARNDFPVVQAIVLIIAVFYIGLTFLADVLNALLDPRLRSR encoded by the coding sequence ATGGTGAAGTACGTTTTTCAGCGGTTACTGGTGGCGCTGGCGGTGTTGTTTACCGTGGCGGCGGTCAGCTTTTCGCTGCTGCACCTGTCCGGCGATTTGGCGACGGCCATCGCCGGGCCGGATGCCACCGCCGAAACCATTGCCCAGATCCGGGTACAAAACGGGTTGGATCAGCCGCTGCTGAGCCAGTTCTCCCGTTGGATGTGGTCGGCGCTGCAACTGGATTTCGGGCGCTCGTTCTATTTTGAAAACACGGTGATGGAGCTGGTCGGCCAGCGTATGCCGGTCACCCTCAAGCTGGGCGGCGTGTCGTTGCTGCTGGCGTTAACGGTGGCTATCCCGCTTGGGGTGCTGGCGGCGGTCTTTCGGGATACCTGGGTCGATCGTTTCGCCATGCTGGTGTCAGTGGTGGGGCAGGCGATGCCCAATTTCTGGTTCGCGCTGGTGCTGATCCTTATCTTTGCCGTCGGGCTGAAATGGCTGCCGGTAGCAGGTAACGGTAGCTGGCAACACTTTGTGCTGCCCGCGGTGGCGCTGGGGTATTACGCCATGCCGTCGCTGATGCGGCTAACCCGCTCCGGCATGCTGGACGTGCTCGGTTCCGACTACATCCGCACCGCACGAGCCAAAGGGTTGAGCGCCTTTAAGGTGGTGGTCAAACACGGTTTGCGTAACGCCATCATTCCGGTGGTGGCGCTGGCGACGGTGGAGCTGGGGTTTATGCTTGGCGGTTCGGTGGTGATCGAATCGGTGTTCTCGTTGCAGGGGCTGGGGCAACTGGCGTGGGATTCCATCGCCCGTAACGACTTTCCGGTGGTGCAGGCCATCGTGCTGATCATCGCCGTGTTTTATATCGGGCTGACGTTCCTGGCGGATGTGCTCAACGCGCTATTAGACCCACGACTGCGCAGCAGATAA